TCCCGATCGTCAAGAAGTACGACGCCGCGGTGATCGCGCTGCCCAACGACGTCGACGAGATCCCGATGGAGCCCGAGAAGCGGCTCGAGCTGGTGCAGAAGATCCTCGACGTGGCCACGGGCGAGTACGGCATCGCCGCCCACGACATCCTCATCGACCCGCTCGCGATGCCGATCGGCGCCGACACCGCCACCGGCGAGGCCACGCTGGAGACGATGCGCCGCGTCCGCGACGAGCACGGCCTCAACATGACCTGCGGGGCGTCCAACGTCTCGTTCGGGATGCCCGGCCGCCACGAGCTCAACGCCGCCTTCCTCACCGCGGCGATGACCTCCGGGCTGACCAGCGCGATCATGGACGTCCGCACCCCCTCGATCGTCAGCGCGGTCAAGGCCACCGACCTGCTGCTCGGCCACGACGAGTGGGGCATGGAGTGGATCGCCCGGAGCCGCGCGGCGACGGCAGCAGCGGCAGCCGGTCAGGCGTGAGCGAGGCTCCCGCACCTGCAGCCCGGGTCCGGCTGGACTTCCGGGTGCACGAGGCCGCCTCCGGCCCGGCTGCGGGCGAGGTGCGGGAGCGCGACGTGCGGGTCCCCCCGGGAGTCGCGGTCTTCGACGCCGCGTCGTGGAACGGCATCGCGATCGACTCCACCTGCGGGGGCCACGGCACCTGCCACAAGTGCAAGGTGCGGATCACCGACGCGGAGGACGTCGAGGTCACCCGCCACGACGCCAAGACGTTCTCGGCCGAGGAGCTCGCCGACGGGTGGCGGCTGGCCTGCCTGGTGAGGGCGCAGCGTGACCTGCGGGTCGACGTACCCCCGCTCGTGACGCGGCCCAAGGCCGCGACCGTCGGCGTGGGCCGGCAGGTGATCCTGCGGCCGGCGGTGCAGAAGCGCTACGTCGAGCTCGACGAGCCGACGCTGTCGGACCAGCGCACCGACCTCGAGCGCCTGCTCGGCGCGCTCGACGACCTCGACGTCACCGTCGACCTGCCCGTGCTGCGCCGGCTGCCCGGGGAGCTGAGACGCCACGACTTCAAGGTGACCGCGGTCGTCGACGACACCTCGCTGGTCGACGTCGAGGGCGGCGACACCACGGCGGTGTGCCACGGCATCGCCTTCGACCTCGGCACGACGACCGTGGTCGCCACGCTGCTCGACCTCACCACCGGCACCCCCAAGGCGGTCGCGTCGCGGCTCAACGCGCAGCAGCCGTTCGGCGCCGACGTGATCACGCGCATCAGCGCGACGATGATGGACCCCGACGCGCTGGACCGGTTGCGCGCCCTCGCCGCCGAGACGCTCGACGCGCTCGCGCAGGAGGTCTGCAAGGACGCCGGGGTCGACCCCGAGCACGTCTACGAGGTCGCGCTCGCGGGCAACGCCACGATGACCGCGCTGGCCCTGGGCATCGACCCGGAGCCGCTCGGGGTCGCGCCGTTCGTGATGTCGACCGCCCACCCGCCGGTGGTGCTCGCCTCCGACCTCGGCGTGGCCGTCCACCCCCGCGCCCGGGCGGTGCTGTTCCCGGCGCTCGGGGCCTACGTCGGCGGCGACATCGTCGCGGGCATGCTGGCGACGGGCATGGACCGCGACAAGCGCACGCGCCTGTTCATCGACGTCGGCACCAACTGCGAGATCGTGCTCAGCGACGGAGACCGCATCGTGGCGACGGCCGCGCCCGCCGGGCCGGCGTTCGAGGGCGGGGCGATCCGCTCCGGCATGCGCGCCTCCGACGGCGCGATCGAGGTCGTCCGGCTCGCCGTCGACCCCAAGGCCGTCGAGGCGGTCACCCTCGGGGTCATCGGCGACGTCGCCCCCCGCGGCCTCTGCGGGTCGGGGCTGGTCGACGCGGTCGCCGAGCTGGTGCGGGTCGGGCTGCTCGACGCCAGCGGCCGCTTCGTCACCGACGAGGTGGCGGCGCAGCGCGTCCCCCACCTGGCACCCCGACTGACCACGGTCGACCAGGAGCGGATCTTCCGCCTCGCCGACGACGTGGTCCTCTCCCAGCGCGACGTGCGCGAGCTGCAGTTCGCCAAGGCCGCGATCTCGACCGGGTGGACCCTGCTGCTCGAGGAGCTCGGGCTCGAGCCCGGCGACGTCCAGCAGGTGCTGCTCGCCGGATCGTTCGGCTCCTACATCTCCGCCGCCTCCGCCGTGCGCATCGGCCTGGTGCCGCCGCTACCCGCGCTGCGCATCGTCTCCGCCGGCAACGTCGCCGGGGAGGGCGCCAAGATGGCGCTGCTCTCCGTGCGCGAGCGTGCCGGCGCCGTCGCGCTGCTCGAGGAGGTGACCTATGTCGAGCTCTCCGACCGCAGCGACTTCAACGACCGCTTCGTCGACCTCCTCGCCTTCCCCGTCTGACCTGCCCGAGGTCGCGGTCATCGCGTGCGGGGCGATCGCGCAGCACTGCGCCGAGGCCGCGCAGCGCCACGGCTGGCCCGTGCGCGTCCACCCGCTCCCCCCGCTGCTGCACAACCGCCCCGAGCGCATCGCCGGCGAGGTGGCCGCCCTCGCGACGAGGCTGCTCGCCGAGGGACGTCGGGTCGCCGTGGGCTTCGCCGACTGCGGCACCTACGGCGCGCTCGACGAGGTCTGCGACGGTCTCGGGCTCGACCGGCTGCCCGGGCTGCACTGCTACGACCTCTACGCCGGGGCCGAGCGCGTGCGCGCGACGTTCGAGGAGCAGCCCGGCACCTACGTCCTCACCGACTTCCTGGTCCGGTCCTTCGACCGCACGGTCGTCACCGAGCTCGGGCTCGACCGGCACCCCGAGCTCCGCGAGGCCTACTTCGCCCACTACACGCGCGTCGTGTGGCTGGCCCAGCACCCGACCCCGGAGCTCGAGCAGCTCGCCGCGCGGGCGGCCGCGACCCTCGGCCTGCCGCTCACCACCGTCCCGACCGGCCTGGTGCTGCTCGAGGAGGCCCTCGCCGGCCTGCTCGACGCACCCGTCCCGGCCACCCACGTCGTCTAGCCACACCGCACACCTGGAGGAACCGTGCAGTCAGACCTCGCCATCGCCCGCTCCGCCGCCCTCAAGCCCCTCGACGAGGTGGCGGCCTCGATGGGGATCGGGCCGGACCTCCTCGAGCCCTACGGCGAGAACGTCGCCAAGATCAAGCTCAAGGCCGTCGATGAGCTCGCCGACCGGCCGCCGGCGAAGTACGTCGTCGTCACCGCCATCACCCCCACGCCGCTCGGCGAGGGCAAGACGACGACCACCGTCGGGCTCGGCCAGGCGTTCAAGCACATCGGCAAGCGGGCGACGATCGCCATCCGGCAGCCGTCGATGGGCCCGACGTTCGGCATCAAGGGCGGCGCGGCCGGCGGGGGCTGGTCGCAGGTGGTGCCGATGGAGCTGCTCAACCTGCACCTCACCGGCGACATGCACGCCGTGACCGCGGCCCACAACCTGCTCTCGGCGATGCTCGACAACTCGCTGCACCAGGGCAACCCGCACGACCTCGACCTCGACGCGATCACCTGGCGCCGGGTGCTCGACGTCAACGACCGGGCGCTGCGCAACATCGTGGTGGGTCTCGGCGGCAAGGAGGACGGGGTCACCCGGCAGACCGGCTTCGACATCACCGCGGCCTCTGAGGTGATGGCCGTCCTCGCTTTGTCCACCTCGTTGCAGGACCTGCGCCGCCGGCTCGGCCGCGTCGTCGTGGGCTACACCCGCGCCGGTGACCCGGTCACCGCCGAGGACCTGCAGGCGGCGGGCTCGATGGCGGTGATCATGCGCGAGGCGATCAAGCCCAACCTCCTGCAGACGCTGGAGAACACGCCGGTCCTCGTGCACGCCGGGCCGTTCGGCAACATCGCGCACGGCAACTCCAGCGTCGTGGCGGACCTGATCGGCATCCGCGGCGGGGACTACCTGGTGACCGAGGCGGGCTTCGGCGCCGACATCGGCGGGGAGAAGTTCTTCAACATCAAGTGCCGCACCTCCGGGCTGCGGCCCGACGCCGCCGTGGTCGTCGCGACCGTCCGCGCGCTCAAGGCCCACTCGGGCCGCCACCGCGTGGTCGCCGGGCGGCCCCTGCCCGAGGCGATGCTGCAGGAGAACCCCGACGAGGTGCTCGAGGGAGCGGCCAACCTGGTCAAGCAGATCGACAACGTCCGGCTGCACGGCGTCTCCCCCGTCGTCGCGATCAACGCGTTCCCGGAGGACTTCGCCTCCGAGCACGAGGCGATCCGCCAGGTCGCCGAGCAGGCCGGTGCCCGGGTCGCGGTCTGCACCCACTTCAGCGACGGCGGCCGCGGCGCGATCGAGCTCGCCGAGGCCGTGGCGGAGGCGAGCGCGGAGCCGACGGACTTCCGCTTCCTCTACCCCGCCGCGGCGAGCCTGCGCGAGAAGATCGAGACGATCGCGGAGCGGGTGTACGGCGCGGACGGCGTCGACTACAGCCCGGCCGCGAGCCGCCAGCTCGACACCTACGAGCGCAACGGGTTCGGCGACCTGCCGGTCTGCATCGCCAAGACCCACCTCTCGATCTCCAGCGACCCGTCGCTCAAGGGCGCACCGACCGGCTGGCGCCTGCCGGTGCGCGAGGTGCGGGCCAACATCGGCGCGGGTTTCGTCTACCCGATCTGCGGAGACATGCGGACCATGCCCGGCCTTGGCACGCGTGCGGCGGCGATGTCGATCGACCTCGACGACGACGGCGAGATCGTGGGGCTGTCCTGACCGCGCCACTGGGTCCCTCCACCACCGTCGGCGAGCTCCTCGCGGCGGTCAGCGCCCCGACCCCGGCCCCGGGGGCGGGGGCGGTCGTCGCGGTGACCGCGGCTCTGGCCGCGTCACTGGCGGCGATGTCGGCCGGTTCCTCGTCGCGTGAGCTCCCCGACGCCGACGCCCTGGTGGCGCGGGCCGAGGAGGCCCGTGACCGGTTGCTGCCGCTGGCGCAGCAGGACGGCGAGGTCTACGCCGACGTGCTCACCGCACGGCGCCGGCCCGCCTCGCCGGACCGGGACGCCCCGCTGCGCGCAGCGCTGGAGCGCGCCAGCGAGGTGCCCCTGGAGCTGGCCCGCGCGGCTGCCGAGGTGGCGCAGGTCGCCGACCGGGTCGTGGCCGAGGGCAACCCGCACCTGCGGGGGGACGCCGAGACCGCCGGTCTGCTCGCCCGCACGGCCCTCACGGCCGCGGTCGGGCTGGTCGAGGCCAACCTGTCGAGGACGGACCCCGACCACCCCAGCCTCGTCGAGGCCCGGAGTCTGGCCGCCCGGGTCAGCGCGACACGTTGACGGTCGGCACTCCCCCGCCCACACGCGCGATGACGGCGTACGACGGCTCGTCGGTGGGGTTGCTCTCCCGGTGGACGGTGAACGCCGGCACGTGGACGAAGTCGCCGGCCTCGGCGTCGATCCAGCCGTCGAGGCCGTCGTACTCCAGGCGCAGGATGCCGGAGACCACGTAGAGCGCGGTCTCGTTGAGGTCGTGGTGGTGCCAGCCGGAGATCGCACCGGGCTCGGTGCGGACCTTGCCCGACCACAGCAGCGGCAGCTCGAAGGCGAGCTCGCGGTGCATGCCGGGCGTGGGGTCGGCGGGCAGCAGGTCGGTGGCGCGGATGACGCGGACGGGTTCGGGCACGGGGCCAGTCAACTCCTCACCGCACGCGGGGGCTAGGCGACGGCCAGGCGTCCCAGCATCTCCTGGCGCCAGGCCTCGGTCTCGGCGACCTGGTTGAAGGTGAAGACGTGCAGGCCCGCGACCAGGAGGTCGGGCTCCGAGGCCGTCCCGGCGCACTGCTCCAGGAACCGCTCGCCGGTGAACCCGCCCGGTGCGGCGAGGCGCGCGAGCGTGCCCTTGTGCTTGGTGAGGAAGCGCGTGGACTCCCCCACGCCGATCCTGGTCGCCATCGTGAGCAGCTTGGCGCGGTCGATGGGTCCGGGCACCCCGAGCAGCACCGGCATCGTCACGCCGCGCCGGCGCAGCCGGCGCACCCAGCTGTCGATGACCTCGGGGTCGAAGGTCAGGTTGCTCACGATGTGCGTTGCGTGGCGCCGCTTGTCCCACATCGACTGCACCGTCAAGTCGTCGTGGATCGTGGGGTGCGACTCGGGATAGCCGGTGATCCCGACGTGGCCGAAGGGGTTGCCGATCGCGGTGAGGTCCTCGAGCAGGCTCAGGGCGTCGGGGTAGTCGCCCACCGGGTCGGCGTCCCCGCCCGGCACGAAGACGTGGGTGATCCCGCCGTCCACCAGGCGCCGGGCGATCTCCGCCAGCTCGGCGCGGTCGTGCACCATCCGCGCGGCCAGGTGGGGCACGGCGACGTACCCCTCGGCCGCGAGGCGGAGGGAGAGCTCGAAGGTCGCCTCCAGGCCCTTGGACGCCGACGCGGTCACGGTGACGGGCGTGTGGTGGGGGACGTGCGCGCAGACCTTGTCGTACGCCGTGCCGGTCGGCAGCACCTCGTAGCGGGCGTTCTCCAGCAGGCGCTTGACCGTCGCGGGCCGAGCGGCGCGACGGGGCCTCGTGTTGTTGCGCATCATGCAACCCGTTTCGTCTTGCGCGAACTTGCGTCCTCAGGCTAGTGCCCGCGCCACCCCCGCGCCAGACTGCGGAGCACCCCGTGTCGCCGCGCGCACCGTCCCGAAGGAGTCCCATGACCTCACAGCCCGAGTCCGACGACCGCCCCGCCTACAAGCCCCTCCCCGAGGACTGGCGCAAGGCGGTCGCCATCGTCGCCCACCCCGACGACATGGAGTTCGGCGCCGCCGCGGCCGTGGCGCGCTGGACCCGCCAGGGCAAGGAGGTCGTCTACGTCATGGTGACCAGCGGCGAGGCCGGCATCGACGGCATCGAGCCCGAGGAGTGCCGCACGCTCCGCGAGCGCGAGCAGGTCGAGTCAGCCCGCATCGTCGGGGTCGACACCGTCGAGTTCCTCGGGTTCCCGGACGGGGTGGTGGAGTACGGCATCCCGCTGCGCAAGGCGATCTCCGAGGTCGTGCGCCGCCACCAGCCGGAGATCGTCATCACCGGCAACTTCCGCGACACCTTCGGTCCGGGCGCGCTCAACCAGGCCGACCACATCGCCGTGGGCCGCGCGGTCATCGACGGGGTCCGCGACGCTGCCAACCGCTGGATCCACACCGACCAGCTCTCCCAGGGCCTGGAGAAGTGGGGCGGGGTCTCCGCGGTCTGGGCGGCCGGCTCACCCGGGGCCAGGCACGCGGTCGACACCACCGACACCTTCCAGCTCGGCGTCC
This genomic window from Nocardioides marmoribigeumensis contains:
- a CDS encoding methylenetetrahydrofolate reductase; protein product: MRNNTRPRRAARPATVKRLLENARYEVLPTGTAYDKVCAHVPHHTPVTVTASASKGLEATFELSLRLAAEGYVAVPHLAARMVHDRAELAEIARRLVDGGITHVFVPGGDADPVGDYPDALSLLEDLTAIGNPFGHVGITGYPESHPTIHDDLTVQSMWDKRRHATHIVSNLTFDPEVIDSWVRRLRRRGVTMPVLLGVPGPIDRAKLLTMATRIGVGESTRFLTKHKGTLARLAAPGGFTGERFLEQCAGTASEPDLLVAGLHVFTFNQVAETEAWRQEMLGRLAVA
- a CDS encoding PIG-L deacetylase family protein yields the protein MTSQPESDDRPAYKPLPEDWRKAVAIVAHPDDMEFGAAAAVARWTRQGKEVVYVMVTSGEAGIDGIEPEECRTLREREQVESARIVGVDTVEFLGFPDGVVEYGIPLRKAISEVVRRHQPEIVITGNFRDTFGPGALNQADHIAVGRAVIDGVRDAANRWIHTDQLSQGLEKWGGVSAVWAAGSPGARHAVDTTDTFQLGVLSLQAHRAYIDGLGWDDFDEEEMLEGFCRPIGSAIGTTYGTSFEVYSLTWGGDEDA
- a CDS encoding ASKHA domain-containing protein; amino-acid sequence: MSEAPAPAARVRLDFRVHEAASGPAAGEVRERDVRVPPGVAVFDAASWNGIAIDSTCGGHGTCHKCKVRITDAEDVEVTRHDAKTFSAEELADGWRLACLVRAQRDLRVDVPPLVTRPKAATVGVGRQVILRPAVQKRYVELDEPTLSDQRTDLERLLGALDDLDVTVDLPVLRRLPGELRRHDFKVTAVVDDTSLVDVEGGDTTAVCHGIAFDLGTTTVVATLLDLTTGTPKAVASRLNAQQPFGADVITRISATMMDPDALDRLRALAAETLDALAQEVCKDAGVDPEHVYEVALAGNATMTALALGIDPEPLGVAPFVMSTAHPPVVLASDLGVAVHPRARAVLFPALGAYVGGDIVAGMLATGMDRDKRTRLFIDVGTNCEIVLSDGDRIVATAAPAGPAFEGGAIRSGMRASDGAIEVVRLAVDPKAVEAVTLGVIGDVAPRGLCGSGLVDAVAELVRVGLLDASGRFVTDEVAAQRVPHLAPRLTTVDQERIFRLADDVVLSQRDVRELQFAKAAISTGWTLLLEELGLEPGDVQQVLLAGSFGSYISAASAVRIGLVPPLPALRIVSAGNVAGEGAKMALLSVRERAGAVALLEEVTYVELSDRSDFNDRFVDLLAFPV
- a CDS encoding cyclodeaminase/cyclohydrolase family protein; its protein translation is MGPSTTVGELLAAVSAPTPAPGAGAVVAVTAALAASLAAMSAGSSSRELPDADALVARAEEARDRLLPLAQQDGEVYADVLTARRRPASPDRDAPLRAALERASEVPLELARAAAEVAQVADRVVAEGNPHLRGDAETAGLLARTALTAAVGLVEANLSRTDPDHPSLVEARSLAARVSATR
- a CDS encoding formate--tetrahydrofolate ligase, with amino-acid sequence MQSDLAIARSAALKPLDEVAASMGIGPDLLEPYGENVAKIKLKAVDELADRPPAKYVVVTAITPTPLGEGKTTTTVGLGQAFKHIGKRATIAIRQPSMGPTFGIKGGAAGGGWSQVVPMELLNLHLTGDMHAVTAAHNLLSAMLDNSLHQGNPHDLDLDAITWRRVLDVNDRALRNIVVGLGGKEDGVTRQTGFDITAASEVMAVLALSTSLQDLRRRLGRVVVGYTRAGDPVTAEDLQAAGSMAVIMREAIKPNLLQTLENTPVLVHAGPFGNIAHGNSSVVADLIGIRGGDYLVTEAGFGADIGGEKFFNIKCRTSGLRPDAAVVVATVRALKAHSGRHRVVAGRPLPEAMLQENPDEVLEGAANLVKQIDNVRLHGVSPVVAINAFPEDFASEHEAIRQVAEQAGARVAVCTHFSDGGRGAIELAEAVAEASAEPTDFRFLYPAAASLREKIETIAERVYGADGVDYSPAASRQLDTYERNGFGDLPVCIAKTHLSISSDPSLKGAPTGWRLPVREVRANIGAGFVYPICGDMRTMPGLGTRAAAMSIDLDDDGEIVGLS
- a CDS encoding DUF1638 domain-containing protein yields the protein MRVHPLPPLLHNRPERIAGEVAALATRLLAEGRRVAVGFADCGTYGALDEVCDGLGLDRLPGLHCYDLYAGAERVRATFEEQPGTYVLTDFLVRSFDRTVVTELGLDRHPELREAYFAHYTRVVWLAQHPTPELEQLAARAAATLGLPLTTVPTGLVLLEEALAGLLDAPVPATHVV
- a CDS encoding cupin domain-containing protein — encoded protein: MPEPVRVIRATDLLPADPTPGMHRELAFELPLLWSGKVRTEPGAISGWHHHDLNETALYVVSGILRLEYDGLDGWIDAEAGDFVHVPAFTVHRESNPTDEPSYAVIARVGGGVPTVNVSR
- a CDS encoding dihydropteroate synthase yields the protein MSGGVHYETRLRSATQEVVIGRGHRFCLIGERINPTGRRIFQDQLRAGDLSAIERDVHAQVVGGADVLDVNMGVPLTDEAELLSQAVQLIQKLTDKPLCIDSSVVEALEAGLSVYQGRALVNSVTAEDERLEQILPIVKKYDAAVIALPNDVDEIPMEPEKRLELVQKILDVATGEYGIAAHDILIDPLAMPIGADTATGEATLETMRRVRDEHGLNMTCGASNVSFGMPGRHELNAAFLTAAMTSGLTSAIMDVRTPSIVSAVKATDLLLGHDEWGMEWIARSRAATAAAAAGQA